AAAGATACATACGCTGCCCATACAGTTATTCTGGCACCGGGCGGTCGTCCACGCATGTTGAATGTTCCGGGTGAGGGAGAATTCAAGGGGAGAGGTATTTCCTACTGTGCCACCTGCGATGGCGATTTCTTTCAGGACAAGGAAATTATTGTAGTTGGTGGTGGTAATTCAGCACTGGAAGAAGCTGTTTCACTGACGAAATACGCATCGAAAGTGACCATCGTTCACCAGTTCGATCATTTCCAGGGATTTGAACACGCCATCCGCGATGCCCGTGAGAACGAAAAAATTGAGTTCGAGATGGAATCCATGATTCAGGAATTCATCGGAAACGAAAACCTGGAAGCTGCCAGGGTGAAGAATATGCGGACAGGTGAGGAGAAGATTGTCAATGTGGAAGGAACGTTTATTTTCATCGGTTACGTTCCGAATACAGCCTTCTTTAAAGATGTGGTTGAGCTGAATGAATACGGCGAACTGTTGACAGATGACCGTATGAAAACTAATATTCCCGGAGTGTATGGTGCCGGTGATAGTGTTAAAAAGCCTTACCGCCAAGTGACAACAGCTGTCGCCGACGGAACGATAGCAGCTCTCTCAGCTGCAGAATACGTCAACGAAATAAAGCGAAAGCAGAAAGATTTATCGGAAGCATAATAAGCTCGAAAAAAAATAAACCCGTATACTTTTATTGGACAAGATTGTCCCAATAGTATACGGGTAATTTTTTATTATTTCTCCAGTTTTCCGGCTGCCGCCTGATCGACGAACCAATATAGTTCCCCTGCCGGATGAATGTGGTATGCAGGCAGCAGGCGCCCCTTGTCCGAATCGGAAAATATCTCCTGCAACCTATCTGCTTTATTTTCTCCTGTTACCAGAAAGGCAGTTTTCTCAGCACTGTTCAGCACTTTTCCTGTTAAGGTGATTCTTTTTTGTCCCGAAGAAGGATGTGTCGCCACTTCGCAAACATC
This Prolixibacter sp. NT017 DNA region includes the following protein-coding sequences:
- the trxB gene encoding thioredoxin-disulfide reductase, whose amino-acid sequence is MKDDTIYDVIILGAGAAGLAAGIYTSRAKLSTLILNEGTPGGQLVLTHEIANYPGVESTSGYQLGNIMKKQAKSFGCKIKSNLHITAVDLKSETKTVEVNGKDTYAAHTVILAPGGRPRMLNVPGEGEFKGRGISYCATCDGDFFQDKEIIVVGGGNSALEEAVSLTKYASKVTIVHQFDHFQGFEHAIRDARENEKIEFEMESMIQEFIGNENLEAARVKNMRTGEEKIVNVEGTFIFIGYVPNTAFFKDVVELNEYGELLTDDRMKTNIPGVYGAGDSVKKPYRQVTTAVADGTIAALSAAEYVNEIKRKQKDLSEA